One Streptomyces sp. B21-105 genomic region harbors:
- a CDS encoding ISAs1 family transposase produces the protein MERLDLRGRVITADAMHTQTGHAQHIIAQGGHYILAVKGNQKKLCRQLRHLPWREVPLQHRTREQGHGRREIRRLKVCTVQLGLLFPHAVQAIEVKRRRTSRTTDETTIKTIYAVTSLTPEQATPERIAELIRRHWQVEALHHVRDVTFAEDTSRVRTGSAPRAMVTLRNLAIGLIRQAGWTNIAAATDRYRSRTDHALQLLSFKAWCRQGLTARDPCGMPTA, from the coding sequence TTGGAACGGCTCGACCTGCGTGGACGTGTCATCACCGCCGACGCGATGCACACCCAGACCGGCCATGCCCAGCACATCATCGCCCAGGGCGGGCACTACATCCTGGCCGTCAAGGGCAACCAGAAGAAGCTCTGCCGACAGCTGCGGCATCTGCCCTGGCGCGAGGTCCCACTGCAGCACCGCACCCGCGAACAGGGCCATGGCCGACGCGAGATACGCCGGCTCAAGGTCTGCACCGTCCAGCTTGGCCTCCTCTTCCCGCACGCCGTGCAGGCCATCGAGGTCAAGCGCCGCCGCACCAGCCGCACGACGGACGAGACCACCATCAAGACGATCTACGCGGTCACCAGCCTCACTCCCGAGCAGGCCACCCCGGAACGGATCGCCGAACTGATCCGCAGGCACTGGCAGGTCGAGGCCCTGCACCACGTGAGAGACGTGACCTTCGCCGAGGACACTTCCCGCGTCCGCACCGGCAGCGCACCCCGCGCGATGGTAACGCTCCGCAACCTCGCCATCGGCCTCATCCGGCAGGCTGGCTGGACGAACATCGCCGCCGCGACCGACCGCTACCGGTCACGAACCGACCACGCCCTCCAACTACTGAGCTTCAAAGCGTGGTGTCGGCAAGGGCTGACGGCTCGTGATCCCTGCGGTATGCCGACTGCATGA
- a CDS encoding transposase family protein, translated as MPSSLIDVLQRHREDADLLHLSAELSELAALSEGLDRLPDSRRVRGRRYWLGSLLALCLLAVLGGATTLAGIARYAIDTSPEARARIGLRRPPRATTLGRLLSRLDGDALDDAVGAWLARHASDPADERTVELVGVAVDGHSRTRQPHRREDGRPPPRRRPARGPGRGLPAADRREEQ; from the coding sequence GTGCCATCCTCCCTGATCGACGTTCTCCAGCGCCATCGCGAGGACGCCGACCTGTTGCACCTGTCTGCCGAGCTGTCCGAACTCGCCGCGCTGTCGGAGGGGTTGGACCGGCTTCCCGATTCACGACGGGTGCGGGGGCGCCGCTACTGGCTGGGGTCACTGCTCGCCCTGTGCCTGCTCGCGGTGCTCGGCGGCGCCACCACGCTGGCCGGCATCGCCCGCTATGCCATCGATACCTCTCCCGAGGCGCGGGCGAGGATCGGGCTGCGGCGTCCGCCACGCGCCACCACGCTGGGCCGCCTGCTGTCACGTCTGGACGGCGACGCCCTCGATGATGCCGTGGGCGCCTGGCTGGCCCGGCACGCGAGTGACCCGGCCGACGAACGCACCGTGGAGCTGGTGGGTGTGGCCGTCGACGGCCACAGCCGTACGCGGCAGCCGCACCGGCGAGAAGACGGCCGTCCACCTCCTCGCCGCCGTCCTGCACGAGGGCCAGGCCGTGGTCTCCCAGCGGCAGATCGCCGCGAAGAGCAATGA
- a CDS encoding ISAs1-like element IS1629 family transposase has product MFVPPSSPAVVPVSPAPRLEALGSDAARDQVRGLVAEFESVTDPRGACGVRYRVSSLLALVVCAMTPAGHDSITAAAEWCRRATPEELAAFGLPYHPLRGRYRIPSEKTLRTVLGRLDPGEVSAAGYDHLRPLLSTVSHSPEPLMPDGGIEREQRRAHRAAARAEPVRSRRRAIAVDGKCLRSAKRPDGSRVFVLSAVRHGDGITLASREIGAKTNEIPEFQPLLDQLDDADLKGAVVTADALHAQRDHATYLHERGAHYLLTIKNNQRGQARQLHALPWKEIPVIHRDDARGHGRHEQRLVQVVTVNGLLFPHAAQVLRIQRRRRLYGAKKWSSETVYAITDLPAEEASAAEIASWARGHWTVENTVHWCRDVTFNEDKSQVRTHNTPSVLAAVRDLIRGALKLAGYVNTAAGRRAHTERTLVLSLYGIT; this is encoded by the coding sequence GTGTTCGTTCCTCCATCATCCCCTGCCGTCGTTCCCGTCTCTCCGGCGCCCCGCCTGGAGGCCCTCGGCTCGGATGCCGCGCGAGACCAAGTCCGCGGCCTGGTTGCCGAGTTCGAGTCGGTCACCGATCCTCGCGGGGCGTGCGGGGTGCGCTACCGGGTCTCCTCGCTGCTGGCCCTGGTGGTCTGTGCGATGACCCCGGCGGGCCATGACTCCATCACCGCGGCGGCGGAGTGGTGCCGACGTGCGACGCCTGAGGAACTGGCCGCTTTCGGTCTGCCCTACCATCCGTTGCGCGGCCGCTACCGGATCCCGAGCGAGAAGACCTTGCGCACCGTTCTGGGGCGGCTCGATCCCGGTGAGGTCAGCGCGGCCGGCTACGACCACCTGCGGCCCCTGCTGTCCACGGTGTCCCACTCTCCCGAGCCGCTCATGCCCGACGGCGGCATCGAACGCGAACAGCGCCGCGCCCACCGGGCGGCCGCCCGCGCCGAACCGGTGCGCTCCCGGCGCCGGGCCATCGCGGTGGACGGCAAGTGCCTGCGCAGTGCGAAGCGCCCGGACGGCAGCCGCGTCTTCGTGCTCTCCGCCGTCCGGCACGGCGACGGCATCACCCTCGCCTCCCGCGAGATCGGCGCGAAGACCAACGAAATCCCCGAGTTCCAACCCCTGCTCGACCAGCTCGACGACGCCGATCTCAAGGGGGCCGTCGTCACCGCCGACGCCCTCCACGCCCAACGCGACCACGCCACCTACCTGCACGAACGCGGCGCCCACTACCTGCTGACCATCAAGAACAACCAGCGCGGCCAAGCCCGTCAGCTCCACGCCCTGCCCTGGAAGGAGATCCCCGTCATCCACCGTGACGACGCCCGCGGCCACGGCCGCCACGAACAGCGTCTCGTCCAGGTCGTCACCGTCAACGGCCTGCTCTTTCCCCACGCGGCCCAGGTCCTGCGCATCCAGCGCAGACGCCGTCTCTACGGAGCGAAGAAGTGGTCCAGCGAGACCGTCTACGCCATCACCGACCTGCCCGCCGAGGAAGCGAGTGCCGCCGAGATCGCTTCATGGGCTCGCGGGCACTGGACCGTGGAGAACACCGTCCACTGGTGTCGGGATGTGACCTTCAACGAGGACAAGTCCCAGGTCAGGACCCACAACACGCCCTCAGTCCTCGCCGCCGTCCGCGACCTGATCCGCGGTGCGCTCAAGCTTGCCGGGTACGTCAACACCGCCGCCGGCCGCCGAGCCCACACCGAACGCACCCTCGTCCTCAGCCTCTACGGCATCACATGA
- a CDS encoding ISAs1 family transposase — MLEKLGPLDADRIADLRPYLESVPDPRSRRGRWYSLTAILLVCACAAVCGAKSIDELAEFGERATNSLLASLGVRRHLLGWRRSPKPVTLGRVLQALDGDALDQAVGAYLADRHRITASADVPEARARQVIAVDGKALKGSARLDTPRRHLLSAVTHDRVATIAQVEVGAKTNEVRHFKPLLAPLDLADTVVTFDALHSVKANITWLVETKKAHYIAVIKTNQPTAYAQLAALPWTSIKVQHTASATAHGRRESRSIKTCAIADNLGGIAFPHAHLAIRVHRRRKPTGRPETRENVYAVTSLAAHQTRPADLAAAIREHWGIENSSHYIRDVTFAEDASTIHAGTAPRAMATIRNLAIGTLKILGADNIAKTTRALRHEPERALAILGITNNPDTHGT; from the coding sequence GTGCTGGAGAAGCTGGGGCCGCTGGATGCGGACCGGATCGCTGACCTGCGTCCCTACCTCGAATCGGTTCCGGATCCGCGCTCACGCCGGGGCCGGTGGTACTCGCTGACGGCGATCTTGCTGGTGTGCGCCTGCGCGGCCGTCTGCGGCGCGAAGAGCATCGACGAACTCGCCGAGTTCGGCGAGCGGGCCACGAACTCGCTGCTGGCGTCCCTCGGGGTACGCCGTCACCTGCTCGGCTGGCGGCGCAGCCCCAAACCGGTCACTCTCGGACGCGTCCTTCAGGCACTTGACGGCGACGCCCTGGACCAGGCCGTTGGCGCCTACCTGGCCGACCGGCACCGCATCACCGCGTCCGCGGACGTGCCCGAGGCCCGAGCGCGGCAGGTCATCGCCGTGGACGGCAAGGCCCTCAAGGGCTCAGCCCGCCTGGACACGCCGCGCCGTCACCTGCTCTCGGCGGTCACCCACGACCGCGTCGCCACGATCGCCCAGGTCGAAGTCGGTGCGAAGACCAACGAAGTGCGCCACTTCAAGCCCCTGCTGGCACCACTCGACCTCGCCGACACCGTCGTCACCTTCGATGCCCTCCATTCGGTGAAGGCCAACATCACCTGGCTGGTCGAGACGAAGAAGGCCCACTACATCGCCGTCATCAAGACCAACCAGCCCACCGCCTACGCCCAGCTCGCCGCCCTGCCCTGGACATCGATCAAGGTCCAGCACACCGCCTCCGCCACCGCCCACGGCCGCCGCGAGTCCCGCTCGATCAAGACCTGCGCCATCGCCGACAACCTCGGCGGCATCGCTTTCCCCCACGCCCACCTCGCCATCCGGGTCCACCGCCGCCGCAAGCCCACCGGCCGGCCCGAAACCCGCGAGAACGTCTACGCGGTCACCAGCCTCGCCGCCCATCAAACCCGCCCCGCCGACCTCGCCGCCGCCATTCGCGAGCACTGGGGAATCGAAAATTCCTCCCACTACATCCGAGATGTCACGTTCGCTGAGGACGCCTCGACTATTCACGCCGGAACCGCACCCCGCGCCATGGCCACCATCCGCAACCTCGCCATCGGCACCCTGAAGATCCTCGGAGCCGACAACATCGCCAAGACCACCCGAGCCCTCCGCCACGAACCAGAACGAGCACTCGCCATCCTGGGCATCACCAACAACCCGGACACTCACGGAACTTGA